The Humulus lupulus chromosome 4, drHumLupu1.1, whole genome shotgun sequence genome has a window encoding:
- the LOC133830248 gene encoding amine oxidase [copper-containing] zeta, peroxisomal-like — protein sequence MAPASQKTTGGSSPCCFPSSDSAPIHRDATASSLVAVSAAPASDGAVVSANAVQDWTISSTDLRDDQRTKKIAMSSLISEPSTTLSTKGIPIMLRAQSSHPLDPLSAAEISVAVATVRAAGATPEVRDSMRFVEVVLLEPDKHVVALADAYFFPPFQPSLLPRTKGGPVIPSKLPARRARLVVYNKKSNETSTWIVELSEVHAATRGGHHRGKVISSQVVPDVQPPMDAVEYAECEAVVKDFPPFREAMKKRGIEDMDIVMVDAWCVGYHSDADAPSRRLAKPLIFCRTESDCPMENGYARPVEGIHVVVDMQNMVVIEFEDRKLVPLPPADPLRNYTPGESRGGVDRSDVKPLQIIQPEGPSFRVNGYFVEWQKWNFRIGFTPREGLIIYSVAYVDGSRGRRPVAHRLSFVEMVVPYGDPNDPHYRKNAFDAGEDGLGKNAHSLKKGCDCLGYIKYFDAHFTNFTGGVETIENCVCLHEEDHGLLWKHQDWRTGLAEVRRSRRLTVSFICTVANYEYGFFWHFYQDGKIEAEVKLTGILSLGALQPGEFRKYGTMIAPGLYAPVHQHFFVARMDMAVDCKPGETYNQVVEVDVKVEEPGENNVHNNAFYAEETLLRSELEAMRDCNPLAARHWIVRNTRTVNRTGHFTGYKLVPGSNCLPLAGPEAKFLRRAAFLKHNLWVTPYARGEMYPGGEFPNQNPRAGEGLATWVKKNRSLEETDIVLWYVFGITHVPRLEDWPVMPVERIGFMLMPHGFFNCSPAVDVPPNASELDTKEDGKDAGVVKPIPNGLLSKL from the exons ATGGCCCCAGCTTCGCAAAAGACGACGGGTGGTTCTTCTCCCTGTTGCTTCCCATCCTCCGATTCTGCTCCCATTCACCGTGACGCCACCGCCTCCTCCCTTGTTGCTGTCTCCGCTGCTCCAGCCAGTGACGGCGCTGTCGTTTCGGCTAATGCCGTTCAGGATTGGACTATATCCTCCACCGACCTACGCGATGATCAGCGCACAAAGAAGATCGCTATGTCCTCCTTGATTTCCGAACCTTCCACCACTCTTTCAACTAAAG GGATCCCAATCATGTTAAGAGCTCAGTCGAGCCATCCTTTGGATCCTCTTTCCGCAGCTGAGATCTCAGTGGCAGTTGCGACGGTCAGGGCAGCAGGAGCCACCCCTGAG GTCAGAGATAGTATGCGCTTTGTTGAGGTGGTTCTGCTTGAGCCAGATAAACATGTTGTTGCCTTAGCAGATGCATATTTCTTCCCACCTTTCCAGCCGTCATTGCTTCCAAGAACAAAAGGTGGACCTGTGATTCCCAGCAAGCTCCCTGCAAGGCGAGCTAGACTTGTTGTTTACAACAAGAAGTCGAATGAGACAAGCACATGGATAGTCGAGCTCTCAGAAGTACACGCTGCAACTCGTGGAGGGCACCATAGGGGAAAAGTGATTTCCTCACAAGTAGTTCCGGATGTGCAGCCTCCCATG GATGCTGTGGAATACGCTGAATGTGAAGCTGTTGTGAAAGACTTCCCTCCTTTTAGAGAGGCTATGAAGAAGAGAGGTATTGAAGACATGGATATTGTGATGGTTGATGCCTG GTGTGTTGGCTATCACAGTGATGCTGATGCTCCTAGTCGTAGGCTTGCTAAGCCACTGATATTCTGTAGAACTGAAAGTGACTGCCCTATGGAAAATGGTTATGCAAGGCCAGTTGAGGGAATTCATGTAGTTGTTGACATGCAAAACATGGTGGTGATAGAGTTTGAAGACCGCAAACTGGTACCCTTACCTCCTGCCGATCCTCTGAGGAATTATACTCCTGGTGAATCAAGAGGTGGTGTTGATCGAAGTGATGTGAAGCCTTTACAAATTATTCAGCCTGAAGGTCCAAGCTTTCGTGTCAATGGGTACTTTGTTGAGTGGCAGAAG TGGAACTTCAGGATTGGATTTACTCCCAGGGAGGGTTTAATCATATATTCTGTGGCCTATGTTGATGGTAGTCGAGGGAGAAGGCCTGTAGCCCATAGATTGAGTTTTGTGGAAATGGTTGTGCCGTATGGAGATCCAAATGACCCACATTACAGAAAAAATGCTTTTGATGCAGGGGAGGATGGCCTTGGTAAAAATGCACATTCTCTTAAGAAG GGATGTGATTGTTTGGGCTATATCAAGTACTTTGACGCCCACTTCACAAATTTCACTGGAGGTGTTGAAACTATAGAGAACTGTGTATGTTTGCATGAAGAGGATCATGGACTTTTGTGGAAACATCAAGATTGGAGAACTGGTTTAGCTGAAGTTCGAAGGTCTAGGCGTTTGACAGTGTCTTTCATTTGCACTGTCGCTAATTATGAGTATGGATTCTTCTGGCATTTCTATCAG GATGGGAAAATTGAGGCAGAAGTTAAACTTACTGGCATACTTAGTTTAGGAGCACTCCAGCCTGGAGAATTTCGAAAATATGGTACCATGATTGCACCTGGATTATATGCGCCAGTTCATCAACACTTCTTTGTTGCTCGTATGGATATGGCTGTTGACTGCAAACCTGGTGAAACTTACAATCAG GTCGTAGAGGTGGATGTTAAAGTAGAAGAACCTGGGGAGAACAATGTTCACAATAATGCATTCTATGCCGAGGAAACACTTCTTAGATCTGAATTAGAGGCAATGCGTGACTGTAACCCTTTGGCTGCTCGCCATTGGATT GTAAGGAACACCAGAACTGTTAATAGGACTGGACATTTCACAGGCTATAAGCTAGTGCCTGGTTCAAACTGTTTGCCATTGGCTGGTCCTGAGGCCAAGTTTTTGAGAAGAGCTGCTTTTTTGAAGCATAATCTTTGGGTTACTCCATATGCACGTGGTGAGATGTATCCCGGGGGAGAGTTTCCAAATCAAAATCCCCGTGCTGGAGAAGGTCTGGCCACTTGGGTTAAGAAAAACCGATCATTGGAGGAGACAGATATTGTTCTTTG GTACGTGTTTGGAATCACACATGTTCCTCGGCTGGAAGACTGGCCTGTCATGCCGGTGGAGCGCATTGGCTTTATGCTTATG CCTCACGGTTTCTTTAACTGCTCGCCGGCTGTTGACGTCCCGCCAAATGCATCCGAGTTGGATACCAAAGAAGACGGCAAAGATGCTGGAGTTGTGAAGCCAATTCCGAATGGGCTATTGTCAAAACTTTGA